The following coding sequences lie in one Arachis hypogaea cultivar Tifrunner chromosome 4, arahy.Tifrunner.gnm2.J5K5, whole genome shotgun sequence genomic window:
- the LOC112796986 gene encoding uncharacterized protein has product MLPFFPRLNPMKLLAMCCLLLMSVTTSMTTTSVAIQGNEEAYALLDWKASFEKQSQALLSSWNGSDPCHWVGIACDHSKSVSSLNFTNFGLRGTLQTLNFSSLPSIHTIVMRNNSFYGTIPKQIGALSNLDTLDVHSNQFSGFIPKQIGSLSKLTVLDLGANNFLGNIPQETKHLSNLKYLSFAYNNNLRGSIPAEIGMLRNLTQLHFEHCNLTGSIPTTIGNLTNLSVLNLNINHLDGPIPREIGKLVNVKFLWLQTNELSGSIPREIGLMTNLYQLDFSDNNLSGCIPSTIGNLSNLVYLYLYINSLSGAIPDEIGNLYSLSTIQLSSNNLSGTIPPSTSSLVNLNSILLSGNMLSGPVSLSIGNLVKLEMLNLDKNNLSGPIPSTIGKLVNLVQLDLYQNNLSGPIPSTIGKLVNLVQLDLGDNNFSGPIPSTIGKLANLVRLGLDENILSGTIPSSIGNLTKLLELVLLSNELSGEIPIEYNKLTELENLQLSNNHFNWQLPHNICTSGNLAKLSAANNYFTGVVPSSLKNCSSLVRLRLDGNQITGNITESFGVYPNLVYIDLSDNNFHGHLSSKWGKCSNLTCLKISNNNLSGHIPTELSEATNLQELDLSSNHLTGAIPKELGKLTLLIQLLLSNNSFSGNVPIQISSLQQLETLDLARNNFRGLITKELSMLPKLSNLSLSQNEFNGTIPLELGNLRSLHDFDLGDNLLDGSIPASLGHLMFLENLNLSHNNLSGVIPSSFDGMLSLTTVDISYNQLEGPLPNIPAFIKAPFEALRDNKGLCGNVTGIEPCPASSTGDSHNDHKAKKVVVLILVLSLAIIIALLVLWVSCRVYQGTGRKESNATETQTQNLFAIWSYDGKMVYEEIIEATEDFDNKYLIGVGGFGSVYRAELSTGQVVAVKKLHSIPNEEVPNLKTFQSEIQALTEIRHRNIVKLYGFCSHSRHSFLVYEIIERGSIDKILANDEEAVEFDWNRRVNAVKGVANALCYMHHDCSPPIVHRDISAKNVLLDLEHEAHVSDFGASKLLNPNSSNWTSFAGTFGYAAPELAYTMEVNEKCDVYSFGILALEIMLGKHPGDAASSSMVMIPSSETMEYASTLDNKFFLKDKLDHRLPYPTNPIAVEIMQIVKIASACLTENPRSRPTMEQVVKDLVVANASVSTMH; this is encoded by the coding sequence ATGTTGCCATTCTTCCCAAGGCTTAATCCCATGAAGCTCTTAGCAATGTGTTGCCTTCTTTTAATGAGTGTTACAACTTCCATGACTACCACTTCAGTTGCTATTCAAGGCAACGAAGAAGCGTATGCTTTGCTGGACTGGAAAGCCAGCTTTGAGAAGCAAAGCCAGGCTTTGCTCTCTTCTTGGAATGGTAGCGACCCCTGCCATTGGGTGGGAATAGCATGTGACCACTCCAAATCTGTGTCCTCGCTAAACTTTACCAACTTTGGCCTAAGAGGTACGCTTCAAACTCTCAATTTCTCGTCACTTCCCAGCATCCATACAATAGTCATGAGGAACAACTCTTTTTATGGAACCATTCCCAAACAAATTGGTGCATTATCCAATCTGGACACTCTTGATGTCCACTCCAATCAGTTCTCTGGTTTCATTCCCAAACAAATTGGTAGTTTGTCTAAACTCACCGTTCTTGATTTGGGTGCCAACAATTTCTTGGGCAACATTCCCCAAGAAACTAAGCATTTGAGCAACTTGAAGTATTTGTcatttgcatacaataataattTAAGGGGATCCATTCCTGCCGAGATTGGGATGTTGAGGAATCTAACACAGCTGCATTTTGAACATTGCAATCTCACAGGTTCTATCCCTACTACAATAGGCAACTTAACTAATTTGTCTGTACTCAATTTGAATATCAACCATTTAGATGGTCCCATTCCTCGAGAAATAGGCAAGTTAGTTAATGTGAAGTTTCTATGGCTTCAAACCAATGAACTTTCTGGTTCCATCCCTCGAGAAATTGGTCTCATGACAAATCTCTATCAGCTTGATTTTTCTGACAATAATCTCTCTGGTTGTATTCCTTCTACAATTGGAAATTTAAGCAATTTGGTATATCTATACCTTTATATCAATTCTCTCTCTGGTGCGATTCCTGATGAAATTGGAAACCTTTATTCTCTTTCTACGATCCAATTGTCATCCAATAACCTTTCAGGGACAATTCCACCTTCCACAAGTAGCTTGGTCAATTTaaactctattcttcttagtggGAATATGCTCTCAGGTCCAGTTTCATTGTCCATTGGGAATTTAGTCAAGTTAGAGATGCTCAACCTtgataaaaataatctttctGGGCCAATCCCTTCCACTATCGGAAAATTGGTAAATTTGGTTCAACTTGACCTTTATCAAAATAATCTTTCTGGGCCAATCCCTTCCACTATCGGAAAATTGGTAAATTTGGTTCAACTTGACCTTGGTGATAATAATTTTTCTGGGCCAATCCCTTCCACTATCGGAAAATTAGCAAATTTGGTTCGACTTGGCCTTGATGAAAATATACTCTCTGGAACAATCCCTTCCTCCATTGGAAACTTGACAAAACTGTTGGAACTAGTGTTATTGTCGAATGAACTTAGTGGTGAAATTCCAATAGAGTATAACAAGCTCACAGAATTGGAAAATCTCCAATTGAGTAATAATCATTTCAATTGGCAGTTGCCTCACAACATCTGTACAAGTGGAAATTTGGCTAAACTTTCAGCCGCAAATAACTACTTCACAGGTGTAGTTCCAAGTAGCTTAAAGAATTGCTCCAGCCTTGTAAGATTAAGGCTTGACGGAAACCAGATAACCGGAAATATAACTGAATCTTTTGGTGTATATCCAAATTTGGTCTACATTGATTTGAGTGACAATAATTTTCATGGCCATCTTTCATCAAAGTGGGGGAAATGTTCCAACCTGACGTGCCTCAAGATCTCCAACAATAATCTGTCGGGTCATATACCAACGGAACTAAGTGAAGCAACCAACTTGCAAGAACTTGACTTGTCTTCAAATCATCTTACGGGAGCAATTCCAAAAGAGCTTGGAAAGTTGACTTTGCTGATACAACTCTTGTTAAGCAACAACAGTTTTTCCGGAAATGTTCCCATTCAGATTTCATCATTGCAACAACTTGAAACGTTGGATCTTGCCAGGAACAATTTCAGAGGCCTCATCACAAAAGAACTTAGCATGTTGCCTAAGTTGTCCAACTTGAGTCTGAGCCAAAACGAATTTAATGGAACTATTCCTCTCGAGCTTGGGAATCTAAGATCCCTTCATGACTTTGATCTTGGTGACAATCTTTTAGATGGAAGCATTCCAGCATCACTTGGCCACTTGATGTTCTTAGAAAATTTGAACCTCTCTCATAACAATCTTTCTGGTGTCATTCCCTCAAGTTTTGATGGGATGTTAAGTTTGACAACTGTGGATATATCATATAACCAATTAGAAGGCCCACTTCCAAATATTCCAGCCTTCATAAAAGCTCCATTTGAAGCATTGAGAGATAATAAAGGTTTGTGTGGTAATGTCACTGGTATTGAGCCTTGTCCAGCGTCATCAACTGGTGATTCTCATAATGACCATAAAGCTAAGAAAGTTGTTGTGCTCATATTGGTCCTTTCTTTGGCCATCATAATAGCACTCTTAGTATTATGGGTATCATGCCGTGTATACCAAGGAACAGGCCGAAAGGAAAGCAATGCTACAGAGACGCAAACTCAAAATTTATTTGCAATTTGGAGCTATGATGGCAAGATGGTGTATGAAGAGATTATTGAGGCCACAGAAGATTTTGACAACAAATATCTCATTGGAGTTGGAGGCTTTGGATCTGTCTACCGAGCTGAGTTGTCCACCGGTCAAGTTGTTGCCGTGAAAAAACTTCATTCAATACCAAATGAAGAAGTTCCCAATCTCAAAACTTTCCAGAGTGAGATTCAAGCCTTGACAGAAATCCGTCATCGCAACATTGTGAAGCTATATGGATTCTGTTCTCATTCTCGGCACTCCTTTTTGGTTTATGAGATTATAGAAAGAGGTAGCATTGACAAGATTCTAGCGAATGATGAAGAAGCGGTTGAGTTTGATTGGAATAGGAGGGTGAATGCTGTTAAAGGAGTAGCTAATGCTTTATGCTACATGCACCATGATTGTTCACCTCCTATAGTGCATAGAGATATATCAGCAAAAAATGTTCTTCTGGATTTGGAACATGAGGCTCATGTGTCAGATTTTGGAGCATCTAAACTTCTTAATCCAAATTCATCAAATTGGACCTCTTTTGCAGGGACCTTTGGTTATGCAGCTCCAG